In one Trueperaceae bacterium genomic region, the following are encoded:
- the glgP gene encoding alpha-glucan family phosphorylase: MHILGRLTVLPNLPEPLAPLRDLAHNLYWTWTPEVRALFRDLAPDVWEASGHTPARVLRDVPQARLDAAAEDDAFVARVRAADDAFRHALSRPSPYDAARAAGETYAYFCAEYGWSEAVALYSGGLGVLAGDHTKAASDLGVPLVGVGLWYPEGYFHQRIAADGTQEAVYRRLDPATLGFTLATTPDGDVAEVHVEAFGRPLAVRAWRLDVGRVPVYLLDVDHDGNDAEDRALLQRLYGGDQRTRIAHEMILGVGGVRMLRALGISPTSWHMNEGHSAFMPLERARELVADGASFATARERVVASTAFTVHTPVAAGNDAFAFDLVNQAFGGWWGALGLRQHDFHELGRADHGWGPVFSMTALALRFSSFRNGVAELHGHTSRRIWSDLWPDVPTHDVPIRHVTNGVHARTWIAPEIQRLHDATLGSDWRDRLDDPATFAPVRDVDPAALWAVRREMKARSVRLLRRRVRAQRVRQQASPTAQHDSDALFDPERLTIGFARRFATYKRATLIFHDLDRLERILADPDRPVQLVFSGKAHPADAPGQALIERIDALSRDPRFEGRILFAEDYDMALGRALTRGVDVWLNTPRRPLEASGTSGQKAAMNGVLNLSILDGWWPEGYDGRNGWAIGNGAAYADDDRMDAADADALYDLLEREVVPSYYDRDEAGVPRTWMARAADAIASVTPVFNAQRMVRDYVEGAYRPASARDARMAEGDHARARALAAWRERVESGWSDVFLAADTPHDAVRRIGDEVDVEAVLHARSLEDVELRVEVVYGPDADGLEEAFDVVAMEARSRNTDGSVVYGARFAPRVSGRLAFGVRVYPVHEDLVSPWDVGVRWAS; the protein is encoded by the coding sequence ATGCACATCCTCGGTCGCTTGACCGTGCTCCCGAACCTGCCCGAACCGCTCGCCCCCCTGCGCGACCTGGCGCACAACCTGTACTGGACCTGGACGCCGGAGGTGCGGGCGTTGTTCCGCGACCTCGCCCCGGACGTGTGGGAGGCGTCGGGCCACACGCCGGCCCGCGTCCTGCGCGACGTGCCGCAGGCGCGCCTCGACGCCGCGGCGGAGGACGACGCCTTCGTCGCGCGGGTCCGGGCGGCGGACGACGCCTTCCGTCACGCCCTGAGCCGCCCGAGCCCCTACGACGCGGCGCGCGCGGCGGGGGAGACGTACGCGTACTTCTGCGCCGAGTACGGCTGGAGCGAAGCGGTCGCGCTGTACTCCGGCGGGCTCGGCGTCCTCGCCGGCGACCACACGAAGGCCGCCAGCGACCTCGGCGTGCCGCTCGTCGGGGTCGGCCTCTGGTACCCCGAGGGGTACTTCCATCAACGCATCGCCGCCGACGGGACCCAGGAGGCGGTCTACCGCCGTCTGGACCCCGCGACGCTCGGCTTCACGCTCGCCACCACGCCCGACGGCGACGTCGCCGAGGTGCACGTCGAGGCGTTCGGGCGCCCCCTCGCGGTGCGGGCCTGGCGGCTCGACGTGGGCCGCGTCCCGGTGTACCTGCTGGACGTCGATCACGACGGCAACGACGCCGAGGATCGGGCGTTGCTGCAGCGCCTGTACGGCGGCGACCAACGCACCCGCATCGCGCACGAGATGATCCTGGGGGTCGGTGGGGTCCGCATGCTGCGGGCCTTGGGGATTTCGCCCACGTCGTGGCACATGAACGAGGGGCACAGCGCGTTCATGCCGCTCGAGCGGGCCCGCGAACTCGTCGCGGACGGCGCGTCGTTCGCGACGGCCCGGGAGCGGGTCGTGGCGAGCACGGCGTTCACGGTGCACACGCCGGTCGCCGCCGGCAACGACGCGTTCGCCTTCGACCTGGTGAACCAGGCGTTCGGGGGGTGGTGGGGGGCGCTGGGCTTGCGCCAGCACGACTTCCACGAGCTCGGGCGCGCCGACCACGGGTGGGGTCCGGTGTTCAGCATGACCGCGTTGGCGCTGCGCTTCAGTTCGTTCCGCAACGGCGTCGCGGAGCTGCACGGGCACACGAGCCGGCGGATCTGGTCGGACCTGTGGCCCGACGTCCCGACCCACGACGTCCCGATTCGGCACGTCACGAACGGCGTGCACGCCCGCACCTGGATCGCCCCCGAGATCCAGCGGCTGCACGACGCCACGCTCGGCAGCGACTGGCGCGACCGCCTCGACGACCCCGCGACGTTCGCGCCGGTCCGCGACGTCGACCCGGCGGCGTTGTGGGCGGTCCGACGCGAGATGAAGGCCCGCTCGGTGCGGCTGTTGCGGCGGCGCGTGCGCGCCCAACGCGTCCGCCAGCAGGCGTCCCCGACCGCGCAGCACGACAGCGACGCGCTGTTCGATCCCGAGCGCCTCACGATCGGTTTCGCGCGCCGCTTCGCGACGTACAAACGCGCGACGTTGATCTTCCACGACCTGGACCGCTTGGAGCGCATCCTCGCCGATCCCGACCGCCCCGTGCAGCTGGTGTTCTCCGGGAAGGCGCACCCCGCCGACGCGCCCGGACAGGCGCTCATCGAGCGGATCGACGCGCTGTCGCGCGACCCGCGCTTCGAGGGCCGCATCCTCTTCGCCGAGGATTACGACATGGCGCTCGGGCGGGCGTTGACGCGCGGCGTCGACGTGTGGCTCAACACCCCCCGCCGGCCGCTCGAGGCGTCGGGCACGTCCGGCCAGAAGGCGGCGATGAACGGCGTCCTGAACCTGTCGATCCTGGACGGCTGGTGGCCGGAGGGGTACGACGGCCGGAACGGCTGGGCGATCGGGAACGGCGCCGCGTACGCCGACGACGACCGGATGGACGCCGCCGACGCCGACGCGCTCTACGACCTCCTCGAGCGCGAGGTGGTGCCCAGCTACTACGACCGCGACGAGGCCGGCGTGCCGCGCACCTGGATGGCGCGCGCCGCCGACGCCATCGCGAGCGTCACGCCGGTGTTCAACGCCCAACGCATGGTCCGCGACTACGTCGAGGGCGCCTACCGCCCCGCCAGCGCCCGCGACGCGCGCATGGCGGAGGGCGACCACGCCCGCGCCCGCGCGCTCGCGGCGTGGCGGGAGCGGGTCGAGAGCGGCTGGAGCGACGTGTTCCTCGCGGCCGACACGCCGCACGACGCGGTGCGGCGGATCGGCGACGAGGTCGACGTCGAGGCGGTCCTGCACGCCCGCAGCCTCGAGGACGTCGAGCTGCGCGTCGAGGTCGTGTACGGCCCCGACGCCGACGGTCTGGAGGAGGCGTTCGACGTCGTCGCCATGGAGGCCCGCAGCCGCAACACCGACGGGAGCGTCGTGTACGGCGCGCGGTTCGCGCCGCGCGTCAGCGGCCGGCTCGCCTTCGGGGTGCGGGTGTACCCCGTGCACGAGGACCTCGTGTCGCCCTGGGACGTCGGCGTCCGCTGGGCGTCGTGA
- a CDS encoding HDIG domain-containing protein, translating to MSDAPTAGPLRDDALALMEAWTPSESLRRHMRAVEAAVVAYAHAEGADVDLWAATALLHDFDYERHPDPGPEGHPYVGVAYLREHGWPDALTDAILGHADYTGVPRTSRLAKVLYACDELTGLVTAAVLVRPDKDVRQQTVKSLKKKFKDKAFAKGVNRDEVRHGAEALGVDLWEHAAFVLEAMQDRAEALGLDGRTA from the coding sequence ATGAGCGACGCCCCGACCGCCGGACCCCTGCGCGACGACGCTCTCGCCCTCATGGAGGCGTGGACGCCGTCGGAATCCCTTCGTCGACACATGCGGGCGGTGGAAGCCGCCGTCGTCGCGTACGCGCACGCCGAGGGCGCCGACGTCGACCTGTGGGCCGCCACGGCGCTCCTGCACGACTTCGATTACGAACGCCATCCCGACCCGGGCCCCGAGGGCCACCCGTACGTCGGCGTGGCGTACCTCCGCGAGCACGGTTGGCCGGACGCCCTGACCGACGCGATCCTCGGGCACGCCGACTACACCGGCGTGCCGCGCACGTCGCGCCTCGCGAAGGTGCTCTACGCCTGCGACGAACTGACCGGCCTCGTCACCGCCGCGGTCCTGGTGCGGCCCGACAAGGACGTCCGCCAGCAGACGGTGAAGAGCCTCAAGAAGAAGTTCAAGGACAAGGCGTTCGCGAAGGGCGTGAACCGCGACGAGGTGCGCCACGGCGCCGAAGCCCTCGGGGTGGACCTCTGGGAGCACGCCGCGTTCGTCCTCGAGGCGATGCAGGACCGCGCCGAAGCGCTCGGCCTGGACGGCCGCACCGCCTGA
- the lepB gene encoding signal peptidase I has translation MPEPSPRDARTGRATPPRWRARLLTEVRGYAEALAIAYLVVTFVFNTVGVVGVSMSPNLDGGRSGGSVLSALLTGDRVFIPKYDTWLRRAGALGPYARGEIVVVREPANAPTAQERDRRPFFIKRVIARSGDTFRLDDGVTIVNGVPVDQGYIEDSGDITADRIDFPVVTARDGVVTHLHVGFAQTMRGTAVPQLPLDGRIPEGVPVDDPRVQLYYGEVVEALAPVPDDAPEGRAFLHEVVMPESSYWVMGDNRQTSAGGSEDSRYFGPIDAITVAGRATAVIWPPRRDGAWNWRGLGPPPAFDAVPAAP, from the coding sequence ATGCCCGAGCCCTCCCCGCGCGACGCCCGCACCGGGCGCGCGACGCCCCCCCGTTGGCGCGCCCGACTCCTCACGGAGGTGCGCGGGTACGCCGAAGCGCTGGCGATCGCGTACCTCGTCGTCACGTTCGTGTTCAACACCGTCGGCGTGGTCGGCGTCTCGATGAGCCCGAACCTCGATGGGGGCCGGTCGGGGGGGAGCGTCCTGTCGGCCCTCCTGACCGGAGACCGCGTGTTCATCCCGAAGTACGACACGTGGCTGCGCCGCGCCGGGGCGTTGGGGCCGTACGCCCGCGGGGAGATCGTCGTGGTCCGCGAACCGGCGAACGCCCCGACCGCGCAGGAGCGCGACCGACGTCCGTTCTTCATCAAGCGCGTCATCGCGCGGTCCGGCGACACCTTCCGCCTGGACGACGGCGTGACGATCGTGAACGGCGTGCCGGTCGATCAGGGCTACATCGAGGATTCGGGCGACATCACGGCCGATCGGATCGACTTCCCCGTCGTCACCGCCCGGGACGGCGTCGTGACGCACCTGCACGTCGGGTTCGCGCAAACGATGCGGGGGACCGCCGTCCCGCAACTACCGCTCGACGGACGCATCCCCGAAGGCGTTCCGGTGGACGACCCCCGCGTCCAGCTGTACTACGGCGAGGTGGTCGAGGCGTTGGCGCCGGTCCCGGACGACGCGCCGGAGGGCCGAGCGTTCCTGCACGAGGTGGTGATGCCCGAATCCAGCTACTGGGTGATGGGCGACAACCGCCAGACGTCCGCCGGCGGGAGCGAGGACTCGCGGTACTTCGGGCCGATCGACGCGATCACCGTCGCGGGCCGCGCGACCGCCGTCATTTGGCCGCCGCGGCGCGACGGGGCGTGGAACTGGCGGGGGCTGGGGCCGCCCCCGGCGTTCGACGCCGTTCCGGCCGCCCCCTGA
- a CDS encoding patatin-like phospholipase family protein — translation MSERPHVALVLSGGGARGFAHIGVMQALEARGIRVDAIAGTSMGAILGAMSAAGHDADAIYAIADGLGWRDVLDLSFGAGLLKGDKLRRFLQDRIPATFDALDVPLAVTTTDMETGEEVILREGDLVEAVRASSSFPGAFEPVVVGGRTLADGGIVNNLPVAAAALFEADYVIASDATPPRRSAFDPAPDDDGSWWERMAATVRLERRSPMAQMLLRSTDVMQAMLTDLQYTFHPADVRIAMDMPQYRMESFRDFRAIAALGRETSERTLDALERERPEKAPPIAARR, via the coding sequence ATGAGCGAACGACCCCACGTGGCGTTGGTGTTGTCCGGGGGCGGCGCCCGCGGGTTCGCGCACATCGGCGTGATGCAGGCGCTCGAGGCGCGCGGCATCCGGGTGGACGCGATCGCGGGGACGTCGATGGGCGCGATCCTCGGGGCGATGTCCGCCGCCGGGCACGACGCCGACGCGATCTACGCGATCGCCGACGGTCTCGGTTGGCGCGACGTCCTCGACCTGAGTTTCGGGGCGGGCCTGCTGAAGGGCGACAAACTCCGGCGCTTCCTGCAGGACCGGATTCCCGCGACGTTCGATGCGCTCGACGTGCCCCTGGCGGTGACGACGACCGACATGGAGACCGGCGAGGAGGTCATCCTCCGCGAGGGCGACCTCGTCGAAGCGGTGCGCGCCTCGAGCAGCTTCCCCGGCGCGTTCGAGCCGGTCGTCGTCGGGGGGCGGACGCTGGCGGACGGGGGGATCGTGAACAACCTCCCGGTCGCGGCGGCCGCCCTGTTCGAAGCGGACTACGTGATCGCCAGCGACGCGACGCCGCCCCGCCGGTCGGCGTTCGACCCGGCACCCGACGACGACGGGAGTTGGTGGGAGCGGATGGCGGCGACCGTGCGCCTCGAGCGGCGCAGCCCGATGGCGCAGATGCTGCTCCGCTCGACCGACGTCATGCAGGCGATGCTGACCGACCTGCAGTACACCTTCCACCCCGCCGACGTCCGCATCGCGATGGACATGCCGCAGTACCGCATGGAGTCGTTTCGCGACTTCCGAGCGATCGCGGCGTTGGGTCGCGAGACCAGCGAACGCACCCTCGACGCGCTCGAGCGCGAGCGTCCCGAGAAGGCGCCCCCGATCGCGGCCAGGCGGTAG